TTCGCGCCGTCTCGAGGGCCACCTCGAGGGTGACGTCCTTTTCCTTGAGCCCGCCGGGACCTATGGCGCCCGAATCCCTGCCGCCGTGGCCGGGGTCGATGACTATGACCTTGAGCGCCCCGCCCGGCGCCGCCGACACGCCGCCCACGCCGGAGAGCAGCAACGCCGCGGCCGCGACGGCCAGATAAAAGCCTCTTCGCCGACCGTTCATCACGGTTATTCTAATCGCAAGCAACCCGCTTGTCAACAGCCCCGCAGACGTGAGGGAAGACTTCAAGGCATCCAAACTCCTTGAAGGGGGCGGAGAAACGCCGCTCTGCGGCCCTTTTTGCAGCAAGTGTGATTGGTCAGGGTTCCCCTGTGGACCGGGAGTGGAGGGGGCCGGCTCCGCAGGCCCTTGAAGCGGCTGTCAGGTTCTGCTAAGATTAGTCTACAGTGCATACCACCGATACCGTCAGAGAGGCCGCGGCGGCGCGGAGCTGGAAGGCGAGCGATCTCTTCGTCCGTTCCCTCGAGGAAGAGGGGGTGCGCTTCGTCTTCGGCATCGCCGGCGAGGAGAACCTCGACTTTCTCGAATCGCTGCGCAAGTCGGGGAAGATAAGGTTCGTCGTCACCCGCCACGAGCAGGCGGCGGCCTTCATGGCGGCCACCTGCGGAAGGCTCACGGGACGGGCCGGCGTCGTCCTCTCTACCCTCGGGCCGGGCGCCGCCAATCTCGTCACCGGTGTGGCCTACGCCCAGCTCGGCGGCATGCCGCTGGTGGTCATCACGGGCCAGAAGCCCATAAAGAAGAGCAAGCAGGGGCTCTTCCAGATAGTCAACGTCATAGGCATGATGTCGCCTCTCACCAAGGCGAGCCACCTTGTGACGAGCGCCGCCATGGTGCCCTCGCTCGTGCGCCGGGCCTTCAAGCTCGCCGAGGAGGAGCGTCCCGGCGCCGTCCACCTCGAGCTGCCCGAGGACGTGGCCTCCGAGACCACCGCCGGGGAGAGGGTCCTTGCCCGCACCGTCGTTCGCCGTCCGGCCCCGGACCCCAAGGCCGTGGACGACGCGGCGCGCCTTGTGGAACGCTCGCGCCGCCCCCTCATTCTCATCGCCGCCGCGGCCAACAGAAAGCTCGTGCGACGCCAGCTCTCCGAACTCATCGAAGGTACGGGCATCCCCTTCTTCACCACCCAGATGGGAAAGGGCGTCATAAGCGAGGACAGCCCCCTCTGGCTCGGCACCGCCGCGCTCACCGAGGGCGACTACCTCCACTGCGCAATCGACCGCGCCGACCTCATCATATCCATAGGCCACGACGTGACCGAAAAGCCGCCGGCCATCATGGGCCACGGAGCCCGCAAGGTCATACACATAAACTTCTACTCCGCCGTGGTTGACGACGTGTACTGCCCCACCATCGAGCTCGTGGGCGACATATCCCACTCCATCTACGCGCTGCGAAGACGCCTCAGGGTCTCGCCCCGCTGGGACTTCGCCTACTTCAGGAAGATAATCGATCACATGCGCCTACAGATCGGCGAGCGGGCCGACGACGGCTCCTTTCCCGTAAAGCCCCAGCGCCTCGTGGCCGACCTGCGCTCGGTCGTGCCCCGCGACGGCATCGTGACGCTCGACAACGGCGTCTACAAGATATGGATGGCCCGCAACTACCCGGCATACGAGCGCAACACCGTGCTGCTCGACAACGCCCTCGCCACCATGGGAGCCGGGCTTCCCTCGGCCATCGCCGCCAAGCTCGTCCATCCCGAGCGCGCGGTCGTGGCCCTCTGCGGAGACGGCGGCTTCATGATGAACTCGCAGGAGATGGAGACGGCCGTGCGCCTGGGCCTGGACCTCACGGTGCTCGTTGTTAACGACAACGGCTACGGCATGGTCAAGTGGAAGCAGCAGGCCATGGGCCTTGAAAACTTCGGCCTCGACTACACAAACCCCGACTTCGTGCGCTACGCCGAGAGCTACGGCGCCAGGGGACACCGCGTGGAGAGGACCGAAGACCTCGCCGGCATACTGCGGGAATGCATGGGCTCCGGGGGAGTCCACCTCGTGGAATGCCCCGTCGACTACTCGGAAAACCACAGGGTGCTGACCGAGGAACTGCGGGCCAAGACGTGCCTTGTGTGAAGGTCCGGCGGTGAGGGGATGAGGGAAAACAGCGCCATAGAAATCTCAAGGAGACCCTGATACTTGGGAAACCCTGATTCATTGCACTGAGGGAACCTTTTTGTAAAAGGGTCATAGACCCACGGTTCCCTCAGACTCCCTCCAAAAACTTTTGACGCCCTGCGGATCACTCCGATTTTGCTTGCAAAATCGGGGTGATCCGCAGGGAATTGAAAGTCTTTGAAGGGGGTCTGGGGGAAACTTTCTACAGAAAGTTTCCCCCAGGCGGGTGACGCCATGCGAAGCTACGACATACTGGTCATAGGGTCCGGTCCCGGTGGAGAGAAGGCGGCGGTTCAGGCCGCCAAGTTCGGCAAGAAGGTGGCCGTCATCGAACGCAGCCCTTTCATAGGGGGGGCCGGCATACACACGGGCACGCTGCCGAGCAAGACGCTGCGCGAGGCGGCCATCTTCATCTCGGGGCTCAAGCAGCGCGCCGTCTTCGGCCACTACTTCCTGCCGGGCCGCGACGTGACCCTCGGCGAGCTCATGTACAAGAAGAGCGAGGTCATAAGGCGGCAGATGGAGGTCATAATCGACCACTTCGGCAGGAATAACATCGAGGTCGTCTACGGCGAGGCCTCCTTCGTCGACGCCCATACGCTCGCCGTGAGACGCGGCGGCGGCGAGAGCGAGCGGCTGCGCGGCGAGATCATCGTCATCGCCACCGGAACCCGGCCGGCCCGTCCTCCCGAGGTCCCCTTCGACAGCACCCATATCTACGACAGCGACACCATACTGGAGCTCGACAGGCTCCCGGCGAGCATAGCCGTCGTGGGCGGCGGCGTCATAGGGTGCGAGTACGCCTGCATATTCGCCTCGCTGGGCGTGAAGGTCACGCTCATAGACAAGCGCGAGCGGCTGCTCGGCTTCGTGGACGCCGAGCTCGTCACCAGCCTCCTGTACTGGATGCGCCACATGGGCATAACCGTCAGGGGCGGCGAGCAGGTCACCGGCATAACGGTCGAGGGGAAAGGGCGGGTCGTGACGCGCCTTGCAAGCGGCAAGATCGTCGTGACCGAGAAGCTGCTCTACACGATGGGACGGGTGGGCAACACCGACAGGCTCAATCTCGAGGCCGTGGGGCTTGAGGCCGACGACAGGGGGCTTCTCAAGGTCGATTCGGCCTACAGGACGGCCGTGCCCAACATCTACGCCGTGGGGGACGTCATCGGGTTTCCGTCGCTCGCCTCCACCTCGCGCGAGCAGGGGAGGATAGCGGTCTGTCACGCCGTCGAGGACCACGGCGAGGCCTGCGCCCTTCCCTCGCTTCTTCCCTACGGCATCTACACCATCCCGGAGATCTCGATGGTCGGCGAGACCGAGCAGACGCTCACGGAAAAGGGCGTGCCCTACGAATCGGGAACCGCCCTCTTCCAGGAGGTGGCCAGGGGCCAGATAATAGGGGACGTGCACGGCATGTTGAAGCTCCTCTTTCACCGCGAGACACTGCGCCTTCTCGGCGTGCACATAGTCGGCGAGCGGGCCTCGGAGCTCATTCACATAGGTCAGGCCGTCATGAGCTTCGGCGGCACGGTGGAGTACTTCAGGGACGTGGTCTTCAACTACCCCACCCTGTCGGACGCCTACAAGCAGGCGGCGCTCAACGGCCTCAACCGCCTGGGAGGAAAGCCCTGCCACGACGAGGGATGAATCGCCCTGGGGGAGACTTTCCGCAGAAGGGCCACAGGCCCGCGTCTCCCCCCTGCCCCATCGTATGTTATTCGGGTCTTCGGCTGTACCGGGGGTTCGGCCCGCGCCAGGCGGGATTTTTTTACGCCTTTGCGGCCCGAACCCCCGGTACAGCCCCCGAGGAGCCGGCGCGGGCAGGACGCCCACTTCAATTACTTGGGGGAACCTTTACAAAAAGGTTCCCCCAGGGTAGTTAATCAGGGTCTTCCACCGGGCGCGCCTCTGCGGCGCTGCGCGGGAGGTCGGCCCGCAAAGGCGTAACAACCCCGCCTGGCGCGGGCCGACCTCCCGCGCAGCGCCGGGACAAGCGAACCGGCGCGCCCTGCAAGCGAGCCCGGCAGGGCCGCGGGTACGGGAGCCTTCTTCAGAGAGGCCCCGCTCACGGCGGTCAACGGGAGTTTCCCGAAGGATAGAGGGAGGATTGAGCCATGGAGAGAGAAAGATACGGCGTTGAAGAGGAGAGGGAAGGGATCACGCGTCGCAGTTTCGTAAGGGGGGCCTCGGCCTGCGCGGCGCTCACCCTCGCAGGCTTCGACCCGGTGAGCGGCACCATCACCGGCGCCTTCGCCGACGTGGGGTACCCGGAGGGCGGCGCTGCGTCGAAGTGGTACATGTCGGTCTGTCCCTACTGCGGCGTGGGGTGCGGCGTGGACGTGGGCGTGAAGAACAACAGGGTCGTCGCCGTCGCGGGCATGAAGGACCACCCGGTGAACGAGGGCAGGCTCTGCATCCTCGGCAAGAACCTCGTGGGCATGCTCCATACCGACGACAGGCTCGTCTACCCGGCAAGGCGCGAAGGCGACGGCTTCAAGCGCCTCGACTGGGACGAGGCGGCCGCCGAGGTGGCGGAGAGGATAAAGGAGACCGTTGAAAAGCACGGCCCCGACTCCTTCGCCATGTACGTGAGCGCCTCGGAGTATATCGAGGAGTACTACATATACAACAAGTTCGTCAAGGGGTGCCTGGGCACCAACAACCTCGAGTCGAGCGCCAGGCTCTGCTGGGCGAGCGGTGTTGTGGGGCTCGTAAAGGCCTTCGGCGCCGACTCGCCGCCCTGCGCCTACGAGGACGTGGAGCTTGCCGACCTCGTCGTGCTATCGGGCTACAATCCCTCGTCGTCAAAGCCCATCTTCTTCAGGCGGCTGGTGCGGGCGAAGAAGGACTCCGGCGCAAGGCTCATCGTCATCGACCCCAGGCGCACCGACACGGCCCGCTTCGCCGACACCTTCCTCCAGATACGGCCCGGCACGGACGTGCTCCTCCACAACGCCATGGCCCATGTGCTCATAAAGGAGAAGCTCATCGACGAGGCGCAGGCACGACGCCTCACCGACGACTACGACGCCTTCAGCGAACACGTGAAGGACTTCGCGCCCGAGCGCGTGGCGGCCGAGACGGGCCTTTCGGCCGGGGCCATAAGGGACGCGGCCCGGCAGATAGGCAGGGCCGAGAGGGTCGTCTTCATGTGGGGCCAGGGCCTGAACCAGAGCCGCATAGGCACGCGCAAGGTGACGACCCTGCTCAACCTCTGCTTCATTACGGGCAACATCGGCCGGCCCGGGGCCGGCCCTCTTGCCATAACGGGCCAGACGAGCGCCATGGGGCTGCGCGAGGTGGGGGCCCTGCCCCATCTGCTGCCGGGCTTCAGGCTCGTGACCGACGGGAAGGCCAGAGAGGAGGTGGCCCGTGTCTGGGGCGTGGACCCCGCCGGCATGAGCCCCAACAAGGGAAAGCCCATACCCATGATACTGGAGGGCCTCGAGTCGGGCAGGATAAAGGTCCTGTGGATCATCCACTCGAACCCGGCGGCCACATTCCCCGACACGGAGTGGGCGCGCCGGGCGCTCTCGAAGGCCGACTTCCTCATCGTCCAGGACTGCTACCACCCGACCGAGACGTCGCGCTACGCCCACATGCTCCTTCCCGGCGCCCAGTGGTCCGAGAAGGGCGGCACGCTCACCAACTCGGAGCGGGGCCTGAATCTCATCGAGAAGGCCGTGGACCCGCCGGGCCAGGCCCGCCCCGATCTCCTCATAGTCATGGACGTTGCAAGGCGCATGGGTTTCGGGGACCTCTTCCGCTACAGGAGCACCGAGGATATCTTCGAGGAGTACAAGCTTCTGACCAGGGGCCGCCCCTGCGACATAAGCGGCCTTACGTACGCGAGGATAGCCGAGGAGAAGGGCATCCAGTGGCCCGTGCCCACGGCCGGACACAAGGGCACGCGGCGCCGCTTCCTCGACAGGCGCTTTCCCAAGGGCAAGCTGCGCCTCAACCTCCACGACCACGAAGAGCCGGCCGAGACGCCCGGCGAGGGCTACCCGCTCCATCTCATAACGGGGCTCGTGGCCACCCAGTACCACTCGCGCACGAGAACGGGCAAGATCGTGAAACTCGACAGGACGCTGCCCGAGCCCTTCGTCGAGATACATCCCGACGACGCCGGGCGCTACGGCGTGGCCGACGGTGATCTCGCCGTCGTCTCCACCCGCAGGGGCTCGGTCAAGGCGCGGGTCGTCGTCACCGACGGCATACGCCGCGGGGCGATCTTCGTCCCCTACCACTTCGGCTATCTGGCCGGCCGAGAGCGGGCGGTCAACGCGCTCACGAACCGCTCCTTCGACGAGTTCGCCAAGCAGCCGGAGTTCAAGGCCGCGGCTGCGAGGATCGAAAAGGCATAGGCCCGGAAGGCGGCGGTGCTCGGTCTTCTGAGGGCCTTTTTCGGCGGCGCGGCGGAGCAGGCGGCGCTGCGCCCGCCCGGCGCTCTCGACGAGCGGCGGCTCCTTGCGGCGTGCATAAAGTGCGGCCGGTGCATGGAGGTCTGCCCCTACCGTTCCATAGCGCCGGCCGCCTTCGGCGAGGGCCCGCTCTACGGCACGCCGCTCGTCTATCCGCTCCGGAGGCCCTGTTACCTCTGCATGAAGTGCCCTCCCGTCTGTCCCACCGGCGCGCTCAGACCGGTGGAGAGGGAAGAGGTCTCCATGGGCCTTGCGCGCATCATCGAGAGCACCTGCCTCTCCTACAACGACACGCTCTGCAACCTCTGCTACAAGAAGTGCCCGCTCAAGGGCCGCGCCGTCGACCTCGACGACGAGCTGCGCCCGTTCATAATCGACGACGGCTGCACGGGCTGCGGCGTCTGCCTCTACGTCTGTCCCACCGAGCCGCGCTCCATAGCGATCGAGTCGGGGAGGGGGCTGTGAGCGGGCGGGCCGGGAGGCGGCGCTACGGGCCGAGGCGGAGGCTCGTCCAGGCGCTCGTCGTCGGGCTTCTCATAGGCGTGCCGCTTCTCAACGTCGTGAAGATCGACGTGGTGCAGGGCACGCTCTGCTCTATCGGCATAAGGTCCGTGGAGGTGACCTGCTCTCTCGGCGCGCTCCAGGTCTTTCTCGCCTCAGGCGAGCTCTACTGGCGGCTCCTCCTGCCGGGCCTCTTCTTCGTGGCCCTCGCCCTCGTGCTGGGCAGGGTCTTTTGCGGCTGGGTCTGTCCCCAGCACATGGCCGGCGAGGCGGGCGACGGGGTAAGGACGCTCCTCGGCCGCAACGACGGCGCCGGACCCGACCCGCCGCGTCGCTACCGGCGCGCAAGAAACCTCTACCTCTCCATCCTCGCCGCCGGTCTCGTCTCCACGGCCGTTGTGGGCGTGCCCGTCATATGCTACGTCTGTCCCGTGGGCATCATATGCAGGACCCTCTTCACGGGCACCTTCTTCGGCCGCGTGGGAGGCGAGATCTTCATCGTCGCCGCCATCGTGGGCTTCGAGGTCGTCGCCTCGCGGCGGGGCTGGTGCCGCTACATCTGTCCGCTCGGCGCCCTCTACAGCCTCTTTCCCATGGGCGCGTCGCTTCGCGTAAGGCGTGATGCGGCCCGATGCGTCGAGTGCGGGGCCTGCGAGACCGACTGCCCCATGGGCGAGTCCCCCATGCGCGGGCTCGTGCGCCGCAGTTGCACGAACTGCGCCGTATGCATCGACACCTGTCCCGAGGGGGCCCTTCACTTCTCGTCCCGCCTTGTTTCCAGTGCGCGCCGCCGCCTCAACCTTGAGCGGCGCTCCCGGTCTTCCCAAGGAAACCCTTATTTACCCTGAGGGAACCTTTTTTGTAAAAAGGTTCCCTCAGACTCCCTCCAAAAACTTTTAATGCGAGTTGGTTTCCCCCTGTTTTGCCTGGCAAAACAGGGGGAAACCAACTCGTATTGAAAGTCTTTGAAGGGGGTCCGGGGGAAACGTGGGCCTATGGCCCTTCTGCAGAAAGTTTCCCCCGGTGAAATAGACCAGGGCCTTCCCTAAAAAACTTGACCTCGCTGGTCGGAATATTTATACTGGTACATTCAAACCAACGTTTACGGGACGGGTCATGGAAACCAAATTCATTATCGCTGTCGGCGTATTCGTCGTCATGTACGCTTTCCTCATCGCCGAGAAGGTGAACAGGGCCGTGGTGTCGCTGCTCGGCGCGGGTCTCCTCATAATCCTCGGCGTCATCCACCAGGATGCGGCCATACACGGCATCGACTTCAACACCATCGGACTCCTTGTCGGCATGATGACCATAGTCTCCATAAGCCAGAAGACCGGCATGTTCCAGTATCTGGCCATAAAGAGCGCCAAGGCCGTGAAGGGCGAGCCCTGGTCCATGCTCGTGGTCCTGTCGATCATAACGGCCGTGCTCTCGGCGCTGCTCGACAACGTGACGACCGTGCTGCTCATCGTGCCCATTACGCTGCTCATAACCGACGAGCTCGACCTCAATCCCTATCCCTTTCTCGCCTCGCAGATACTGGCCTCCAACATCGGCGGCGCGGCGACCCTCATAGGCGATCCGCCCAACATCATGATAGGCAGCGCCAAGGGGTTCTCCTTCATGGACTTCGTGCTCAACGTGGGGCCCGTCATGCCGGTCGTCATGGCGGCCACGCTCGTGCCCATGAAACTGCTCTACGGAAAGGAGCTGAAGGTCTCCGACGAGATGCGCCGCAGGATAATGGAGTTCAAGGAGGAGGAGACGCTCACCGACAGGGTGCTTCTGCGCAAGTGCCTGGCCGTCATGGCTCTCGTCATAGCGGGGTTCCTGCTGCAGAAGCCGCTTCATCTCGAGTCGGCCACCATAGCGCTCTTCGGCGCGGCCCTCCTCATACTCGTAAGCGGCGAGGACCTCCACAAGGCGATGGAGAATGTCGAGTGGACGACCATATTCTTCTTCATAGGGCTCTTCGTAGTGGTCCACGGCCTCGTGGAGGTGGGCTTCATCGCGATGCTCGCCAAGAAGATGCTCTCGCTCACGGGCGGCGAGGTGTCGACGGCCACGCACCTCATCCTCTGGGTCTCGGCCGTGGCCTCGGCCATCATAGACAACATACCCTTTGTCGCCACCATGATACCGCTCATCGACAAGATGGCGCCGTCGCTGGGCGGCGACGAGGCGATAATGCCGCTGTGGTGGGCCCTCTCGATCGGGGCGTGCCTGGGCGGCAACGGCACCATAATAGGGGCCTCGGCCAACGTCATAGTGGCGGGGCTCGCCCACAGGGGAGGCTACCCCATAGGTTTCTTCCGCTTCATGAAGCTCGCCTTCCCGCTCATGCTCATGTCCATAGCCATATCGGCCGTCTACATGTACCTGCGCTACCTTTGAGCGGGGGAGAGGGCGGGGCCGCGGCCGCCGCGCCGGCAAGCGAAACAGAGGAGAGTTAGCGATGATTGCCGCCAACATAATGACAAGGGACGTAAAGTGCCTCACCGCCGACGCGCCTCTGGTCGAGGCAGTAAGGCTCATAAAGGACGAGAAGATCCGCCAGCTCCCCATCGTGGACGGCGAGCACAGGGTCGTGGGCGTCATAACGCCCCGCACCATGCTCAAGGCCATACTGCCGGGCTACATAGCCGAGGGCATATTGAAGGACGTGGCCTTCGCCCCGGAGCTTCCCGAGTTCATCGAGAAGATGAACGGCCTTGTCACCAAGCGGGTCGGCGAGTACATGGATGACAAGTTCGTGAAGATAACGCCCGAGACGTCGACCATGGAAGTGGCCGCCATCTTCGTGAACGAAGAGATGCGGGTCGAGAGCATAATGGTCGTCGACGACGGCGACAGGCTCCTGGGCATCATCTCCCCCTGGGACGTCTTCAAGAGGCTGTGCGAGTACAGGGAGAAGAACGAGAGCTGAGGGAAGTCGGCCTCTACGTACACGTCCCCTTCTGCCTCTCCCGCTGCCCCTACTGCGACTTCTACTCGACGGGCGCCCCCGGCCCCCTCGACCGTTACGCCGACGCCGTGGCCGCCGAGCTCGACCTCGTCGTCGGGGAGCTCTTCCCCGGCGGCGGCGTCCGTCTCGACTCGGTCTACTTCGGCGGCGGCACCCCCACGCTCCTCGGCCCCGCTGCCGCGTCCGCCCTCCTTTCGCGCCTCAAGGCCCCGTTCGTAGCGGCCCCCGACCTGGAGGTGAGCTTCGAGGCCAATCCCGGTTCCCTGGACCCGGAGGGCCTGCGCCTGCTCAGGCGCGCCGGCGTTACGAGGATAAGCTTGGGCGTGCAGTCCCTCGACGACGGGTTGCTCCGCACCCTCGGCAGGATCCACGACGCCGCCTCGGCCCTCGACGCCTTCCGGCTCGCAAGGCTCGCGGGCTTCGAGAACATCTCGGTGGACCTCATCTACGGCATCCCCGGGCAGACCCTCGAGCGGTGGGTCGATACCCTCGACCGTGCCGTCGGGCTCGGTCCCGACCACGTCTCGGTCTACGGCCTCACCATCGAGGGGGACGTCCCTTTCCACGACCTCTACGGCCCCTCGGCCCCCCTCGCTGCGGCCGTGCCCGACGACGACGCCCAGGCGGCCATGTTCGAGAGCGCCTTCGAGGTGCTCGGCGCGGCGGGTTACGAGCGTTACGAGCTCTCCAGCTACGCCCTTGCGGGGCGGACCTGTCGCCACAACCTGCGCTACTGGAGCGCAGGCGACTACATCGGCCTCGGCCCCTCGGCGGCCTCCTACGTGCGCGGCGCCGGCCGCTGGGGGCGGCGGTGGCGCAACGCCGCCGACCTGGACGGCTACCTGGAGGCCCTCGAAGCCGGCGCAAGGCCGCCGGCCGAGTGCGAGGAACTCACGAAGGGCCAGGCCGCCATGGAGGACGTCTTCCTCTCGCTCCGCACATCGGCGGGCCTCGACCTCGAGGGCTTCAGGGACCGCTACGGCGTGGCGCTCGAAGAGGGCCGGGCCGCAAGGGAGCTCATGGGGCAGGGATGGCTCGTCCGCCGGGGGGAGAGACTCGCGCTCGCGGACCGGGCCGCGCCCCTCGCCAACGAGGTCTTGACAAGGCTGCTTGACGTTGATATCTTATAACATTGAC
The sequence above is a segment of the Deltaproteobacteria bacterium genome. Coding sequences within it:
- a CDS encoding Si-specific NAD(P)(+) transhydrogenase, with the protein product MRSYDILVIGSGPGGEKAAVQAAKFGKKVAVIERSPFIGGAGIHTGTLPSKTLREAAIFISGLKQRAVFGHYFLPGRDVTLGELMYKKSEVIRRQMEVIIDHFGRNNIEVVYGEASFVDAHTLAVRRGGGESERLRGEIIVIATGTRPARPPEVPFDSTHIYDSDTILELDRLPASIAVVGGGVIGCEYACIFASLGVKVTLIDKRERLLGFVDAELVTSLLYWMRHMGITVRGGEQVTGITVEGKGRVVTRLASGKIVVTEKLLYTMGRVGNTDRLNLEAVGLEADDRGLLKVDSAYRTAVPNIYAVGDVIGFPSLASTSREQGRIAVCHAVEDHGEACALPSLLPYGIYTIPEISMVGETEQTLTEKGVPYESGTALFQEVARGQIIGDVHGMLKLLFHRETLRLLGVHIVGERASELIHIGQAVMSFGGTVEYFRDVVFNYPTLSDAYKQAALNGLNRLGGKPCHDEG
- a CDS encoding acetolactate synthase large subunit, whose product is MHTTDTVREAAAARSWKASDLFVRSLEEEGVRFVFGIAGEENLDFLESLRKSGKIRFVVTRHEQAAAFMAATCGRLTGRAGVVLSTLGPGAANLVTGVAYAQLGGMPLVVITGQKPIKKSKQGLFQIVNVIGMMSPLTKASHLVTSAAMVPSLVRRAFKLAEEERPGAVHLELPEDVASETTAGERVLARTVVRRPAPDPKAVDDAARLVERSRRPLILIAAAANRKLVRRQLSELIEGTGIPFFTTQMGKGVISEDSPLWLGTAALTEGDYLHCAIDRADLIISIGHDVTEKPPAIMGHGARKVIHINFYSAVVDDVYCPTIELVGDISHSIYALRRRLRVSPRWDFAYFRKIIDHMRLQIGERADDGSFPVKPQRLVADLRSVVPRDGIVTLDNGVYKIWMARNYPAYERNTVLLDNALATMGAGLPSAIAAKLVHPERAVVALCGDGGFMMNSQEMETAVRLGLDLTVLVVNDNGYGMVKWKQQAMGLENFGLDYTNPDFVRYAESYGARGHRVERTEDLAGILRECMGSGGVHLVECPVDYSENHRVLTEELRAKTCLV
- a CDS encoding CBS domain-containing protein, with product MIAANIMTRDVKCLTADAPLVEAVRLIKDEKIRQLPIVDGEHRVVGVITPRTMLKAILPGYIAEGILKDVAFAPELPEFIEKMNGLVTKRVGEYMDDKFVKITPETSTMEVAAIFVNEEMRVESIMVVDDGDRLLGIISPWDVFKRLCEYREKNES
- a CDS encoding nitrate reductase catalytic subunit; amino-acid sequence: MERERYGVEEEREGITRRSFVRGASACAALTLAGFDPVSGTITGAFADVGYPEGGAASKWYMSVCPYCGVGCGVDVGVKNNRVVAVAGMKDHPVNEGRLCILGKNLVGMLHTDDRLVYPARREGDGFKRLDWDEAAAEVAERIKETVEKHGPDSFAMYVSASEYIEEYYIYNKFVKGCLGTNNLESSARLCWASGVVGLVKAFGADSPPCAYEDVELADLVVLSGYNPSSSKPIFFRRLVRAKKDSGARLIVIDPRRTDTARFADTFLQIRPGTDVLLHNAMAHVLIKEKLIDEAQARRLTDDYDAFSEHVKDFAPERVAAETGLSAGAIRDAARQIGRAERVVFMWGQGLNQSRIGTRKVTTLLNLCFITGNIGRPGAGPLAITGQTSAMGLREVGALPHLLPGFRLVTDGKAREEVARVWGVDPAGMSPNKGKPIPMILEGLESGRIKVLWIIHSNPAATFPDTEWARRALSKADFLIVQDCYHPTETSRYAHMLLPGAQWSEKGGTLTNSERGLNLIEKAVDPPGQARPDLLIVMDVARRMGFGDLFRYRSTEDIFEEYKLLTRGRPCDISGLTYARIAEEKGIQWPVPTAGHKGTRRRFLDRRFPKGKLRLNLHDHEEPAETPGEGYPLHLITGLVATQYHSRTRTGKIVKLDRTLPEPFVEIHPDDAGRYGVADGDLAVVSTRRGSVKARVVVTDGIRRGAIFVPYHFGYLAGRERAVNALTNRSFDEFAKQPEFKAAAARIEKA
- the hemW gene encoding radical SAM family heme chaperone HemW — translated: MGRLQEAVRVQGEERELREVGLYVHVPFCLSRCPYCDFYSTGAPGPLDRYADAVAAELDLVVGELFPGGGVRLDSVYFGGGTPTLLGPAAASALLSRLKAPFVAAPDLEVSFEANPGSLDPEGLRLLRRAGVTRISLGVQSLDDGLLRTLGRIHDAASALDAFRLARLAGFENISVDLIYGIPGQTLERWVDTLDRAVGLGPDHVSVYGLTIEGDVPFHDLYGPSAPLAAAVPDDDAQAAMFESAFEVLGAAGYERYELSSYALAGRTCRHNLRYWSAGDYIGLGPSAASYVRGAGRWGRRWRNAADLDGYLEALEAGARPPAECEELTKGQAAMEDVFLSLRTSAGLDLEGFRDRYGVALEEGRAARELMGQGWLVRRGERLALADRAAPLANEVLTRLLDVDIL
- a CDS encoding 4Fe-4S dicluster domain-containing protein, which codes for MLGLLRAFFGGAAEQAALRPPGALDERRLLAACIKCGRCMEVCPYRSIAPAAFGEGPLYGTPLVYPLRRPCYLCMKCPPVCPTGALRPVEREEVSMGLARIIESTCLSYNDTLCNLCYKKCPLKGRAVDLDDELRPFIIDDGCTGCGVCLYVCPTEPRSIAIESGRGL
- a CDS encoding 4Fe-4S binding protein, which produces MPSRLSHRRAQTGGEGRGLHGPCAHHREHLPLLQRHALQPLLQEVPAQGPRRRPRRRAAPVHNRRRLHGLRRLPLRLSHRAALHSDRVGEGAVSGRAGRRRYGPRRRLVQALVVGLLIGVPLLNVVKIDVVQGTLCSIGIRSVEVTCSLGALQVFLASGELYWRLLLPGLFFVALALVLGRVFCGWVCPQHMAGEAGDGVRTLLGRNDGAGPDPPRRYRRARNLYLSILAAGLVSTAVVGVPVICYVCPVGIICRTLFTGTFFGRVGGEIFIVAAIVGFEVVASRRGWCRYICPLGALYSLFPMGASLRVRRDAARCVECGACETDCPMGESPMRGLVRRSCTNCAVCIDTCPEGALHFSSRLVSSARRRLNLERRSRSSQGNPYLP